The following proteins come from a genomic window of Macadamia integrifolia cultivar HAES 741 chromosome 14, SCU_Mint_v3, whole genome shotgun sequence:
- the LOC122061710 gene encoding uncharacterized protein LOC122061710, giving the protein MATGTMATAAGAAMLLYYVLHRRLSSCKDDEDDRSGDYSKSGRLGRRRHVRRPAQAPATWFEAITTLSETLRFTYSETLGKWPIGDLAFGINYLIRRQGNVQVASIYAGNDCVQLKGPEIIAELTYHLRLLTLCMLFSKKPFPVFLESAGYSKEDVLLQEPKAGLLKPAFTIICDRSSKCFLLLIRGTHSIKDTLTAATGAVVPFHHSVLHEGGVSNLVLGYAHCGMVAAARWISKLSTPCLLKALAQCPDYSVKIVGHSLGGGTAALLTYILRERKEFSSTTCIAFAPAACMTWDLAESGKHFITTVINSSDLVPTFSTASIDDLRSEVTASSWLSDLRDQVEHTRFLNVVFRSAIAVGSRLPSIASARARVADAGALLRPVSSGTQVVMERAQNVAQAVVRTRSSLSSWSCMGARRRTVGPSLSPKKEGDEPESSPKSKRTSESFVTESILEDREVDKLDCCSRGASGHDETEEEEELLPVDRVISTSTVEDMTEGELWYELEKELNRQEIEGNIQVREEEEAAAKEITEEEKELVDAVDNTPRTSLDAPETHRFYPPGRIMHIVALLPSDAITSGDDDSDMDHVGIYETPRDLYSKIRLSKTMIKDHFMPMYKKMMELLLSELEKDEEMCT; this is encoded by the exons ATGGCTACGGGGACAATGGCTACAGCCGCTGGTGCGGCGATGCTTCTGTATTACGTGTTGCATCGGAGATTGTCGTCGTGCAAGGACGATGAGGATGATCGCAGCGGAGATTACTCGAAATCGGGTCGTTTAGGAAGGAGGAGACATGTGCGTCGCCCTGCGCAGGCACCAGCCACATGGTTTGAAGCTATCACTACGTTATCGGAGACGCTTAGGTTTACGTATTCGGAAACCCTAGGTAAATGGCCTATTGGGGACTTAGCCTTCGGCATCAATTATCTTATTCGACGTCAG GGTAATGTACAAGTTGCTAGTATTTATGCTGGAAATGATTGTGTACAACTTAAAGGCCCTGAAATTATAGCTGAGCTGACTTATCATCTGAGGTTGTTGACCCTTTGCATGCTTTTCTCAAAAAAGCCATTTCCAGTGTTTTTGGAATCTGCTGGTTACTCGAAAGAAGATGTGCTTCTTCAAGAGCCTAAGGCAGGG ctTCTGAAGCCTGCTTTCACAATCATATGCGATAGAAGTTCAAAATGCTTCCTTCTGTTGATTCGTGGGACTCATAGCATTAAGGACACACTAACAGCAGCAACTGGGGCAGTGGTTCCTTTCCACCATTCAGTTTTACATGAAGGTGGTGTCAGTAACTTAGTTTTAGGATATGCACACTGTGGGATGGTTGCTGCAGCTCGTTGGATTTCGAAGCTTAGTACGCCTTGCCTTCTGAAGGCACTTGCCCAATGTCCTGACTACAGTGTTAAG ATTGTTGGGCATTCACTGGGTGGTGGTACTGCTGCCCTTTTAACATATATTCTTCGAGAACGTAAAGAGTTCTCCTCAACCACCTGTATAGCATTTGCTCCAG CTGCCTGTATGACATGGGATTTGGCAGAGTCTGGGAAGCATTTCATTACAACAGTCATCAACAGTTCTGATCTGGTACCGACATTCTCGACAGCTTCTATTGATGATCTCCGCTCTGAG GTCACGGCATCCTCTTGGCTTAGTGATTTGCGAGATCAAGTGGAGCACACAAGGTTTCTAAATGTTGTTTTTCGCTCTGCAATTGCTGTAGGATCTCGTCTACCATCTATAGCTAGTGCAAGAGCAAGGGTTGCAGATGCAGGTGCACTACTCCGGCCTGTCTCCAGTGGTACACAG GTTGTAATGGAGCGTGCACAAAATGTTGCTCAGGCTGTTGTCAGGACCCGCTCCTCCCTTTCATCATGGTCGTGCATGGGTGCACGCCGACGTACTGTAGGTCCATCATTGAGCCCTAAAAAGGAAGGTGATGAACCGGAATCTTCTCCAAAATCTAAAAGAACTTCTGAATCTTTTGTTACCGAATCAATCTTGGAAGACCGAGAGGTGGACAAGCTGGATTGTTGCTCGAGGGGTGCCTCTGGCCATGATGAGacagaggaagaggaggaactTCTTCCCGTGGACCGTGTGATTAGTACATCGACGGTGGAAGACATGACTGAAGGTGAGCTTTGGTATGAGCTGGAGAAGGAGCTTAATAGACAGGAGATTGAAGGCAATATTCAGGTtcgggaagaagaagaagcagctgCCAAAGAAATAACCgaggaagagaaggaattgGTTGATGCAGTGGATAACACACCCCGCACATCATTAGATGCACCAGAAACGCATCGCTTCTACCCCCCTGGTCGGATTATGCATATTGTTGCCTTGCTACCATCTGATGCCATTACTTCAGGTGATGATGACTCTGACATGGACCATGTTGGCATCTATGAGACTCCTCGTGATCTGTACAGTAAGATCAGGCTCTCAAAAACTATGATAAAAGATCATTTTATGCCTATGTATAAGAAGATGATGGAACTACTGCTAAGTGAGCTGGAGAAGGATGAAGAAATGTGTACATAG